A genomic segment from Bacteroidota bacterium encodes:
- a CDS encoding DUF5011 domain-containing protein: MIKHFTRLFSLMLGTALFLVSFSSFGQLSGNYTIGGGGANYATILAAVADLSSSGVSGPVNFTVNPGTYNGRIVLNSVSGASATNRITFDGGDKATTSITYTGSSTSDRANIVFSGAEYITFKNFHIENFGSNANAMGLFFTQDAQYNRVEDCDIIIPTLTNGYTSIAVLISNSESSYSSSGTNASFNVIKNNIISGGYYCIYWRGNTNSNPNCWNNHLIGNTVSNYYYYGMYSYYMGGSRIEGNVFNHAIGTTNGYCIMDYYGIGDTIESNILHAGYIGLYVYYQNYYDASNSYHSLVQNNMISDFTYTAQMGIYGYRAERVEFYHNSVWINPGNNSYSYTCLYLYYADYPKVKNNLFVNTGNGRCLTCINTTLNSGDIDYNTYYSSNSSFVNWNNTEHSNLASLKAADANHNQNCNSSAPHFSDFSNLHYSTGTVPIFTPYMSAVPLDVDYDTRTTSSTMMGADEHEFPAYDLDLISILAPIVPAPGNNTISFSFVNAGANDLSAQNLTFQYSINGGSWVSETYAMAAYPKFTQPRTYTFNTAWYIPAAGTYDLCVRVSPQITNDPDASDEICYSACTGFKGNYTIDAAGGGNFTNFNDAISGMANCGVSGPVHFTVKSGTYAPFEVPEIKGASAINSITFEGVGKDKVTVYHPGAVGSTDDQACIYMGGGDYVTISNMTLENAGVNYARGIHLYNSSNYNRFENIDIFISKTGTNSYLIPINGSNSKTSYSTQGDWGHNNLFTNIFTEGGYWSFVVYGGADNTFDHCDFTEAYYYGSYSYYAASQNIQYCNYYNYRTNINSYGCMNYFGTSDTIISNTIRGAGRYGMYVYYSNYYAQNEYSLVANNSICGFQNVDYNTGFYIYRNYNNNFVNNVAQVDGKYANSYSYSAIYAGYCYYCNFYNNVFISTNNNYVATFYYPYYSNCDYNDYIHTGTATNYFYYPNTNKTWTSFMADQNNTNYFGAHDQNSYYQVNPQFVGNCNHHLVKGSLGLQGILVPGNDFDIDGDPRCKLTSFVGVDEPAWKTTANDFVADDTMCLYTPLVFYNTGIEEDPHNTAWYLNGDFKTNDWNYVETFNQVGWDTVSLIQETCSGADSIGKAIYIESPTVVPSVEFMASKNVLEVGEPIVLQDLTKNCPTAWMWEISPATQYNPATGNVEPTYRFINGSTDSSRNPEIVFDQNGSFDICLTASNAVGTSAKDCKNAYLNVKFSAAMCGQFNEATQLYGSLYDDGGNGNYSPYTSCNYLIRPCGDNVELTIAEMNLATGSFLRIYDGASNRGYPMWDPAYGPEGITGDMSHVLFDTVLMSTRSGMVYVEFDAGVSASTGFKLEWASIGAGSYTAPVASFMSEDTACIVLPMYYENTSYADTAYSKFTWDYDGNGAIDATSIHGEFNTQFPGIAATYKTTLTVDNCGGVDTFVKEIVLINPQAAPVGDFSADVKYPVSNQDVVTFSANTFRLSCVNEFEWIITPNTFYFENGTSMYSEHPEVVFQDTTCYDVTLVIGNSNSPYSTTLNKVCYIHPKKYCIPGVLTLHQDMGINRFACGDIDNSSASGMEGYNNYTNSYSTTLIVGQVYTVTVERNTNFNKVSNAVWVDFNNNGDFTDPGDLVASIQSSSAKSWSATFVVPTNAEIGASVMRVSTNYASFAAEPCGPNQFGEIEDYRVFISPDNVAPAIAIIGNNPTYVEQGYVYVDSGAVATDNIMGIINTYVHNGVPLFGTSSNVNTAVLGQYYVTYSACDTIWNCQEVKRKVIVTPDVSAPVITLYGGDPISVSVNKVFVDTFYSAWDDAEGNLTSQVMISGNLDVYQIGTYSRTYYVEDSKGNSDTKMRTMIVEDNAAPDVVMNGDNPMFVEISTSFTDPGVTYSDNYWPLNKVSLGTTGLVDINKAGTYKIDYQVTDYSNNSQTVSRTVIVWDSTAPMITALGGDVIELEVHEMFVDPGLDISDNSLSGFVVTRWGSFLTTFPNETPNQLGNYIIFYKVTDASGNVSDILGRVIKVVDSHAPELALKGSPYKIIEKWDALGIYNEEGYTLKDAYYDNSVITVTTDDNVDLNFEGLYHVCYQAKDPSGNMTPQICRLVRVIYQNTSIDDNTETKVAVYPNPTNGRFVVELEVANGSNVSVSILNLLGEEVKVVSRNATAQDQYEIDLSDFANGVYLVKVQTGDNSILKRIVLSK, translated from the coding sequence ATGATAAAACATTTTACACGATTGTTTTCTTTAATGTTAGGAACTGCTCTTTTTTTAGTCAGTTTCTCCTCATTTGGACAATTAAGTGGTAACTACACCATTGGTGGTGGTGGAGCCAATTACGCTACAATTTTAGCTGCCGTTGCTGACCTTTCTTCTAGTGGAGTTAGTGGGCCTGTTAACTTTACAGTTAATCCGGGTACCTATAATGGTCGTATTGTACTTAACTCTGTTTCTGGAGCAAGTGCAACCAACCGAATAACATTTGATGGTGGTGACAAAGCAACTACCTCAATTACCTATACGGGAAGTAGTACCAGTGACCGTGCAAATATTGTATTTTCAGGCGCTGAGTATATCACTTTCAAGAATTTTCATATTGAAAATTTTGGCTCAAATGCCAATGCAATGGGTTTGTTTTTTACTCAGGATGCTCAATACAATAGAGTTGAGGATTGTGATATTATCATTCCAACGCTAACCAATGGTTATACAAGTATTGCGGTTTTAATTTCAAATTCTGAAAGTAGTTATTCGAGTAGTGGAACTAATGCTAGTTTCAATGTTATTAAGAATAATATAATTAGTGGAGGTTATTATTGTATATACTGGAGAGGTAATACAAATTCAAATCCAAATTGTTGGAATAACCATCTTATTGGAAATACTGTAAGTAATTATTATTACTATGGCATGTATTCCTATTACATGGGTGGTAGCCGCATAGAAGGAAACGTTTTTAACCATGCTATTGGAACTACAAACGGATATTGTATCATGGATTACTATGGTATAGGAGATACAATTGAAAGCAATATTCTTCATGCAGGCTATATTGGTTTATATGTTTACTATCAAAACTATTATGATGCTAGTAATTCGTATCATTCACTAGTACAAAATAACATGATTAGTGATTTTACCTATACAGCTCAAATGGGTATTTATGGCTATCGTGCCGAACGTGTTGAGTTTTATCATAACAGTGTCTGGATTAATCCGGGTAATAACTCTTATTCCTATACATGTTTGTATCTGTATTATGCTGATTATCCAAAAGTTAAAAATAATTTATTTGTAAATACCGGTAATGGAAGGTGTTTAACCTGTATTAATACAACATTAAACAGTGGTGATATTGATTACAATACCTATTATTCTTCTAACAGTTCATTTGTAAATTGGAATAATACAGAACACAGCAATCTTGCATCTTTAAAAGCTGCTGATGCAAACCATAATCAGAATTGTAATTCAAGTGCTCCTCACTTCTCTGATTTTAGCAACTTGCATTATTCTACAGGAACAGTTCCAATATTTACACCATATATGTCAGCCGTTCCTCTCGATGTAGATTATGATACGAGAACAACCTCCTCTACAATGATGGGAGCTGATGAACATGAATTCCCTGCTTATGATCTGGATTTAATTTCTATTTTGGCACCGATTGTACCAGCACCCGGAAATAATACAATCTCATTTTCTTTTGTAAATGCGGGTGCTAATGATCTTTCAGCACAAAACCTAACATTTCAATATTCTATAAATGGAGGAAGCTGGGTTAGTGAAACCTATGCCATGGCTGCATATCCAAAATTTACACAGCCACGTACCTATACGTTTAATACAGCTTGGTATATTCCTGCTGCAGGTACATATGATCTGTGCGTGAGAGTTTCTCCTCAAATTACAAATGACCCCGATGCCAGTGATGAGATTTGTTACTCAGCTTGTACTGGTTTCAAAGGTAATTATACAATTGATGCCGCTGGTGGTGGTAATTTCACCAATTTCAATGATGCAATTTCAGGGATGGCTAACTGTGGCGTTTCAGGTCCAGTTCATTTTACTGTAAAATCAGGAACATATGCCCCATTTGAAGTGCCAGAAATCAAAGGTGCTTCTGCTATAAATTCAATTACCTTCGAAGGTGTTGGTAAAGATAAAGTTACTGTTTACCATCCCGGTGCTGTTGGTAGTACTGATGATCAAGCTTGTATTTATATGGGTGGTGGCGATTATGTTACTATTTCTAATATGACATTGGAAAATGCCGGTGTTAACTATGCAAGAGGTATTCATCTGTATAATTCATCCAACTACAATAGGTTTGAAAATATTGATATCTTTATCAGCAAAACAGGAACAAATAGCTACCTGATACCTATCAACGGATCAAACTCAAAAACATCTTATTCAACACAAGGAGACTGGGGACACAATAACCTGTTCACAAACATCTTTACCGAAGGTGGATATTGGAGTTTTGTAGTTTATGGTGGAGCTGACAATACATTTGATCATTGTGATTTTACAGAAGCTTATTATTATGGATCCTACTCCTATTATGCAGCATCACAAAATATTCAGTATTGTAATTACTATAATTATAGGACAAATATTAATAGTTATGGTTGTATGAATTATTTTGGTACATCAGATACGATTATTAGCAATACTATTCGTGGTGCAGGTCGTTATGGAATGTATGTTTATTATTCAAACTATTATGCTCAAAATGAGTATTCATTAGTAGCTAATAATAGTATTTGCGGTTTCCAGAATGTCGATTATAATACCGGTTTTTATATTTATCGAAATTACAATAACAATTTTGTAAACAATGTTGCTCAGGTTGATGGTAAATATGCCAACTCCTATTCTTATTCAGCAATTTATGCCGGATATTGTTATTACTGTAATTTTTATAATAACGTATTTATAAGTACCAATAATAATTATGTAGCCACATTCTATTATCCATACTATAGCAATTGCGATTATAACGATTATATTCATACAGGAACAGCTACTAATTATTTCTATTATCCAAATACGAACAAAACATGGACATCCTTTATGGCTGATCAAAACAATACAAATTATTTTGGTGCACATGATCAGAATTCATATTATCAGGTTAATCCACAATTTGTAGGTAATTGTAATCATCATCTGGTTAAAGGTAGCTTAGGTTTACAAGGTATCTTGGTTCCGGGTAATGATTTCGATATTGATGGTGATCCTCGTTGTAAGCTAACATCTTTTGTTGGTGTTGACGAACCAGCATGGAAAACCACTGCCAACGATTTTGTTGCTGATGATACCATGTGTCTTTATACACCACTTGTATTTTATAATACAGGTATAGAAGAAGATCCACATAATACAGCTTGGTATTTAAATGGTGATTTTAAAACCAACGACTGGAATTATGTAGAAACATTCAATCAGGTTGGCTGGGATACAGTATCCTTAATTCAGGAAACTTGTTCAGGTGCCGATAGTATTGGTAAAGCAATTTATATTGAAAGTCCAACTGTTGTTCCTTCAGTAGAATTCATGGCTTCTAAAAACGTTTTAGAAGTTGGAGAGCCTATTGTTCTTCAGGATTTAACAAAGAATTGTCCAACAGCATGGATGTGGGAAATTTCTCCTGCTACACAGTATAATCCTGCTACTGGAAATGTTGAACCAACTTACAGATTTATAAATGGAAGTACAGATTCATCGAGAAATCCAGAAATTGTTTTCGATCAGAATGGTTCATTTGATATTTGTTTAACCGCAAGTAATGCAGTTGGAACCAGTGCGAAAGATTGTAAAAATGCTTATTTGAATGTGAAGTTTAGTGCTGCCATGTGTGGCCAGTTCAACGAGGCAACTCAATTATATGGTAGTTTATACGATGATGGAGGAAATGGTAATTACAGTCCTTACACCTCTTGTAACTATCTTATTCGCCCTTGTGGTGATAATGTTGAATTAACCATTGCTGAAATGAATTTGGCAACTGGATCATTCTTGAGAATTTACGATGGTGCTTCAAACAGAGGTTATCCTATGTGGGATCCTGCTTATGGACCAGAAGGAATTACAGGAGATATGAGTCATGTTTTATTTGACACCGTATTAATGTCCACCAGAAGTGGAATGGTATACGTTGAATTTGACGCAGGTGTTTCAGCATCTACCGGATTCAAGTTGGAGTGGGCAAGTATTGGCGCAGGAAGTTATACTGCACCAGTAGCTAGTTTCATGTCAGAAGACACCGCTTGTATTGTTCTTCCAATGTATTATGAGAACACATCTTATGCTGACACAGCTTATAGTAAGTTTACTTGGGACTATGATGGAAATGGTGCTATTGATGCAACCAGTATTCATGGTGAATTTAACACACAATTCCCGGGTATTGCTGCTACCTATAAAACAACACTTACGGTAGATAATTGTGGTGGCGTTGATACATTTGTTAAAGAAATTGTATTGATCAATCCTCAGGCAGCTCCAGTTGGTGATTTCTCTGCTGATGTTAAATATCCGGTTTCAAACCAGGATGTTGTTACGTTTTCAGCGAATACATTCCGCTTGTCGTGTGTAAATGAATTTGAGTGGATAATTACACCAAATACATTCTATTTCGAGAATGGAACCAGTATGTATAGTGAGCATCCTGAAGTTGTATTCCAGGATACAACATGTTACGATGTGACATTGGTAATAGGCAATAGTAACTCTCCATATTCAACTACCTTAAATAAAGTTTGCTACATTCATCCGAAGAAATATTGTATTCCAGGTGTTTTAACCTTACATCAGGATATGGGTATTAATCGTTTCGCTTGTGGTGATATTGATAATTCATCTGCTTCAGGTATGGAAGGTTATAATAACTATACCAATAGTTATTCAACTACCTTGATTGTGGGACAAGTTTACACGGTTACTGTTGAAAGAAATACCAACTTCAATAAAGTTTCAAATGCTGTTTGGGTTGACTTCAATAATAATGGTGATTTCACCGATCCAGGTGATTTAGTAGCTTCTATTCAGAGTTCAAGTGCAAAATCATGGTCAGCCACCTTTGTGGTGCCAACGAATGCCGAAATAGGTGCATCCGTTATGCGTGTAAGCACCAATTATGCTTCATTCGCTGCTGAGCCTTGTGGTCCTAATCAGTTTGGAGAAATTGAAGACTATCGTGTATTTATTTCTCCTGATAATGTTGCTCCAGCCATTGCCATAATTGGAAATAATCCAACTTATGTTGAGCAAGGATATGTATATGTAGATTCAGGTGCAGTTGCAACTGATAACATCATGGGTATTATTAATACTTATGTACATAATGGAGTTCCTTTATTCGGTACGTCAAGTAATGTGAATACAGCAGTACTTGGTCAATATTATGTAACATATTCTGCATGCGATACAATTTGGAATTGCCAGGAAGTAAAAAGAAAAGTTATTGTAACTCCTGACGTTTCTGCTCCTGTAATTACACTTTATGGAGGAGATCCTATTTCTGTGAGTGTGAATAAAGTGTTTGTTGATACATTCTATTCTGCATGGGATGATGCTGAAGGTAATCTTACTTCACAGGTCATGATCAGTGGTAACTTGGATGTATATCAAATTGGTACTTATTCAAGAACATATTATGTGGAAGACAGCAAAGGAAATTCTGATACGAAAATGAGAACCATGATCGTTGAAGATAATGCTGCTCCGGATGTTGTTATGAATGGAGATAACCCAATGTTTGTTGAGATTTCTACATCATTTACAGATCCTGGTGTTACTTATTCCGATAATTACTGGCCACTTAACAAGGTGTCATTAGGTACAACCGGATTGGTTGACATTAACAAAGCGGGTACTTATAAAATAGATTATCAGGTAACTGATTATTCAAACAATTCTCAGACTGTTAGTAGAACGGTTATTGTTTGGGATAGCACAGCTCCAATGATTACTGCTTTAGGTGGTGATGTTATTGAGTTGGAAGTACACGAAATGTTTGTAGATCCAGGGCTGGATATTTCAGATAACAGTCTTTCAGGATTCGTGGTAACACGTTGGGGATCTTTCCTAACGACATTCCCAAATGAAACACCTAATCAACTTGGTAATTACATTATTTTCTACAAGGTGACAGATGCTTCAGGTAATGTTAGTGATATTTTAGGTCGTGTAATCAAAGTTGTTGATTCACATGCACCAGAATTAGCACTTAAAGGTTCACCTTATAAGATTATTGAGAAGTGGGATGCTTTAGGAATTTACAACGAAGAAGGTTACACTTTAAAAGATGCTTACTATGATAATTCAGTGATCACAGTGACTACTGATGACAATGTAGACTTGAATTTCGAAGGTTTATATCATGTTTGCTATCAGGCAAAAGATCCTTCAGGTAATATGACTCCACAGATTTGTCGTTTGGTTAGAGTGATCTATCAGAACACTTCAATTGATGATAATACAGAAACAAAGGTTGCTGTTTATCCAAATCCAACAAACGGTCGTTTTGTTGTTGAGCTGGAAGTTGCCAATGGTTCCAATGTGAGTGTGAGTATCCTGAACTTACTCGGTGAGGAAGTAAAGGTTGTTAGCAGAAATGCTACGGCTCAAGATCAGTATGAAATTGATCTGTCTGACTTTGCCAATGGTGTGTATCTTGTGAAAGTTCAAACCGGAGACAATAGCATTCTTAAGCGTATTGTTCTTAGTAAATAA
- a CDS encoding GH3 auxin-responsive promoter family protein, with protein sequence MNSQLAKRYDDFRKSIEQPIRKQEEIALNLVHKSAFTKFGIDHQFEKISSIDTFRKHIPVRDYTALKPYIELVLAGKEDILWPGIIRWFAKSSGTTNDKSKFIPVSDESISDCHYKAGRDLIATIVHNSPETQVYFGNGLMLGGSHEINQFNKKSCVGDLSAILTQNLPYWAKLWQQPSVKTAVIADWEIKIDQMAQEVIHKNITHITGVPTWTLVLINHLLKISGKSNILELWPNLELYVHGGVNFSPYLHSFKKLIPRADMNYVETYNASEGFFGFQDQKDSNELLLLVNHGVYFEFIASNELEEENPKCIGLDEIELHTNYALVISTNSGLWRYLIGDTIRFTSKSPYRFKFTGRTRSFINAFGEELILENAEKAITTTCMQCDAEIADYTAAPIYLTNSSKGAHEWLIEFSKPPIDLDHFRYVLDNTLKELNSDYEAKRYKDIALGLPVIYVLKQGSFYEWMKRKGKLGGQNKVPRLFNDRTYVDDIKEFIGLS encoded by the coding sequence TTGAATTCTCAACTGGCCAAACGATATGATGATTTCAGAAAATCAATCGAACAACCTATTCGTAAACAAGAAGAAATTGCACTCAATTTAGTCCATAAGAGTGCATTTACAAAATTCGGAATTGATCATCAATTTGAAAAAATATCGTCAATAGATACATTTCGAAAGCACATTCCTGTTAGAGATTATACCGCGCTTAAACCCTATATCGAACTTGTTTTAGCAGGCAAAGAAGATATATTATGGCCAGGCATTATACGCTGGTTTGCCAAATCATCAGGCACAACAAACGATAAAAGCAAATTCATTCCCGTTTCGGATGAGTCTATTTCCGATTGCCACTACAAAGCCGGACGTGATTTGATTGCTACCATTGTTCATAATAGCCCGGAAACACAAGTTTATTTTGGCAATGGTCTGATGCTAGGTGGCAGCCATGAAATCAATCAGTTCAACAAGAAATCCTGTGTAGGAGATCTGTCTGCTATTTTAACGCAAAACCTTCCATATTGGGCCAAGCTTTGGCAACAACCTAGTGTAAAAACAGCTGTTATAGCTGATTGGGAAATTAAAATAGACCAAATGGCTCAGGAGGTAATACATAAGAATATTACCCACATCACAGGTGTACCGACATGGACACTGGTGCTGATCAATCATTTGCTCAAAATAAGTGGCAAAAGCAACATACTTGAACTTTGGCCAAATTTGGAGTTATATGTTCATGGTGGTGTGAATTTCAGCCCCTATCTGCACAGTTTTAAAAAGCTTATCCCGAGAGCAGATATGAACTATGTTGAAACCTACAATGCCTCCGAAGGTTTCTTTGGTTTTCAGGATCAAAAAGATTCCAATGAGTTATTGCTTTTGGTCAATCATGGTGTGTACTTTGAATTCATTGCCAGCAATGAACTTGAAGAAGAGAATCCGAAATGCATTGGCCTGGATGAAATTGAGCTACATACAAACTATGCTTTGGTAATTTCGACCAATTCAGGATTATGGAGATATTTAATAGGCGACACCATTCGTTTTACCTCCAAATCTCCCTATCGTTTTAAGTTTACAGGTCGAACCCGAAGTTTTATCAATGCTTTTGGCGAAGAGCTAATACTTGAAAATGCAGAAAAAGCAATTACAACAACCTGCATGCAATGTGATGCAGAAATTGCAGATTATACAGCTGCTCCTATTTACCTGACTAATTCGTCAAAAGGAGCACATGAATGGCTGATTGAATTTTCAAAGCCACCAATCGATCTGGATCATTTCCGCTATGTGCTCGATAACACACTCAAAGAATTAAATTCAGATTACGAAGCCAAACGATACAAGGACATAGCCCTTGGGCTGCCAGTAATTTATGTTCTGAAACAAGGATCATTTTACGAATGGATGAAAAGAAAAGGAAAACTGGGCGGTCAAAATAAAGTACCAAGACTTTTCAATGACCGTACTTATGTTGATGATATCAAAGAGTTTATTGGACTAAGTTAA
- a CDS encoding M48 family metallopeptidase gives MNIEQTLYFAIIAIILFGFLLDRLLSYLNSKTWQPELPDDLTDFYSKEEYIKAKNYNREKRRFSILLDSLNLLILLLFFIFGGFAWLHNLLSPHIANQIILPLVYFGLMYLATDVFGIPFSLYNTFRIEEKYGFNKTTPKTFILDKLKSYLLVIVLGGGIGALLIWLILLLKEDFWIVAFVVMTSISLLFNVFLSNLFIRLFNKLEPLEDGDLRNVIMEYAKKVDFPLTNIFVIDGSKRSSKANAYFMGFGKRKKIVLYDTLIEKHSIEELLAVLAHEVGHYKKKHVIKGLIISSIQSFIMFFVLSLLLFRTELTNVFGIAGSDYVLHINLIALTILFEPINLITGLFGNHRSRKHEYEADKFAVTTTNNKLLGDALMRLSVDHLSNLKPHPAFVFFYYSHPSMLQRLAAIKSIKFDK, from the coding sequence ATGAACATAGAACAAACATTATATTTTGCCATTATTGCCATCATTCTTTTTGGTTTTTTACTCGATCGATTACTAAGTTATTTGAACTCAAAAACATGGCAGCCAGAATTGCCAGATGATTTAACTGATTTCTACTCCAAAGAAGAGTATATCAAGGCTAAAAATTACAACCGTGAGAAAAGACGTTTTTCCATTTTATTGGATAGTCTTAATTTATTGATTCTGCTACTATTTTTTATTTTTGGCGGATTTGCCTGGTTACATAATTTGTTAAGCCCACATATTGCGAATCAGATTATTTTGCCTTTGGTTTATTTTGGCCTCATGTATTTGGCTACGGATGTATTTGGCATACCCTTCAGCTTGTACAATACATTTCGAATTGAAGAGAAATATGGCTTTAATAAAACAACGCCAAAAACCTTTATTCTCGACAAACTAAAATCCTATTTATTGGTCATCGTCTTAGGAGGTGGAATAGGCGCATTGCTAATTTGGTTGATCTTACTATTGAAAGAAGATTTTTGGATAGTAGCCTTTGTTGTAATGACCTCTATATCCTTGCTGTTCAATGTGTTTCTTAGTAATTTGTTTATTCGATTATTCAATAAATTGGAACCTTTGGAAGATGGCGATCTAAGAAATGTGATCATGGAATATGCAAAAAAAGTGGATTTTCCCCTGACTAATATTTTTGTGATAGATGGATCGAAAAGAAGCTCGAAAGCGAATGCCTATTTTATGGGTTTTGGTAAAAGGAAAAAGATTGTTTTGTACGACACTTTAATCGAAAAACATTCTATTGAGGAACTGTTGGCTGTTCTTGCTCATGAGGTAGGACATTACAAAAAGAAACATGTCATAAAAGGGCTCATCATTTCCTCTATTCAAAGTTTTATCATGTTTTTTGTTTTATCCCTTTTGTTGTTTCGAACAGAATTAACCAATGTATTTGGCATTGCAGGTAGCGACTACGTTTTGCATATTAATTTGATTGCATTAACCATACTTTTCGAACCCATTAATTTGATAACCGGTTTGTTTGGAAATCATCGATCACGAAAACACGAATACGAAGCAGATAAGTTTGCGGTAACTACTACAAACAACAAATTGTTGGGAGATGCATTAATGCGATTGTCTGTCGACCATTTATCCAATTTGAAGCCACATCCTGCTTTTGTTTTCTTTTATTATTCACATCCCAGCATGTTGCAGCGGTTGGCCGCCATTAAAAGTATTAAATTCGACAAATGA